The following are encoded together in the Funiculus sociatus GB2-C1 genome:
- a CDS encoding helix-turn-helix transcriptional regulator — translation MSRIGASKGGVWLKLSAIKYPCLLVILEDRYQSVQNLAIAEVDKYGLTPREAEVWLLRRRQYALKEIATELSISINTVKKHIKNIHAKREIVLYMEDE, via the coding sequence TTGTCCCGAATAGGAGCAAGCAAAGGCGGGGTATGGCTCAAGTTAAGTGCAATTAAGTATCCTTGCCTGTTAGTCATACTAGAAGACCGATATCAATCTGTTCAGAATTTGGCGATCGCAGAAGTTGATAAATATGGTCTGACTCCCCGCGAAGCTGAAGTTTGGTTACTTCGTCGGCGTCAATACGCCCTTAAGGAAATTGCAACTGAACTGAGCATTTCCATCAATACGGTGAAGAAGCACATAAAAAATATTCATGCTAAACGAGAAATAGTCCTTTACATGGAGGATGAGTGA